Genomic window (Vulpes lagopus strain Blue_001 chromosome 6, ASM1834538v1, whole genome shotgun sequence):
GCAAATACTGCATTTATAggcaaaatgatataaaaatatgaacCTAACAGAACCTTTACAAAACCCTTaactcccctccccgcccctttcgtgtgtgtgtgttggttttgttttttgctcgTGGTTTTGGTAAGAATTCCTGCCGTAGAAGAAGGCGCCACGTGGGCGCTGCCCTCCCTGTGTCCTCAGGACAGAGCAGGCCCTGGGTGCTCCCAGGGAGGTGGGCCCTCCCCGCACCGGGGACCCCCCGGTGCGACACGCAGACCGGGGTCTGGCGAGCACCAGGGCCGGCTCCGCCGGGAGGAAACAGCCGTGAAGGAGAAGTAATCGTGCATCCTGGCACACGGGCCGCCCGGCCCAGAGCTGTCCTGCTACATGAGGCTGCTTGGCCGGGAGGAGCCCCGGCCGGCACCTGGACGGCCACCGCCGCCACCCGGGCCGCGGCCCGGGCACACCGTCTGCTGGTGTCTTGAGTCCTTAGCACCAAACGCAAAAAAGAGAGAAGTCCAGTTCAAGGTTAAAGGCACTTGCGTTGCTGTCTGGGTGGTGACCGTCGGTCCCCGgcacactccctccctccctccatcctctccgcttggccagcccctcccccatgccGCTCACCTTCTCCGAGCCACCCCCGGGCCACCCCGGCCGCGCCGGACCCTCCGCATCCTCATCCCTCCGACCCCCGCCACATCCACGCTCCATCCCACGTCCCCTTCCCGCGCCCCAGCGCCCAGCCTCAGACGTCCACCTCCTGCGGCCCCGGCGTGGCAGCGGGGGCGGTGACGCTGATGTCGAAGCAGGTGACCATCATGACGTGCGCCTTGCACAAGTTCACGCACTGCTCCAAGGCGGCCGTGGCGTGCTCCAGGGCCGCCAGGTACTCGGCTGACTCGGGCTCCAGCTCCGGGTCCACCTCGACTGGGGAAGGACAGCGGGCAGCCGGTCAGGCCGGGGCGCCCTCGGGGCCGAGGAAACGGGGCCCCGTCTGGCCGCGGTGAGGAGGGCACCTGGAGCTCTAGAGGGCAGTGGCCGGCTTGGGGGCGcccagggcagagagcagagTCCAGGGCCTGCAAGCCTGTGCCTCCCCCGGATGGGGAACCTCGGTGCTCCCCGCAgcggaggcgggtggggggactCACACTGCTCCAGCCAGCGCCCCGGCTCCACCATCAGCCGGCCCTGGGTCTCCGCCAGCTCCCCGCAGAGGTGCTCGTGCTTGGCCTGCACCTCCCGAAGCCGCTGCTGCCTGCGCTCGGCCAGTCGCAGCTTGGCGCTGGCGCACACCAGACCctggggggcaaggggcaggCGGGCGCTCAGGCACGGAGGGCCCCTACTCCCAGGGTCTCCCGGCACCCCGGGCTTTGGTCCCAAgtcctcctccagcctccagggCTGGGCAAATGTACAACGGGGGCCTCAAGGGTGGGCGAGGGCCAGACCcggaccccccaccccatgtgagGCTTGCACGCGTGACCTTACTGCCTGGAACCCGGGCCCAGGACGACCCGGCCCAGCTATGGGAAGCCCTCCATCAGGTGCAGCTCCCCAGGACCCCGGTGCTGACCTGGGGACCCCTCCGACCACCCACTCTGCCCACGGTGGGCATTGGCGGCCGCCACGGGCTCGGGGCTGGGAGGGCTGGTTCCTACCTTCTCCACATCCTGGGAGGgctgagggaagaggggaagaggtcAGCTGGCCACTGGGCCACACCCCCAGGGGTCCCGCCTGCCATCCCAGGACTGTCACCACCAGCCCCCCTCCCGGGGGCCCCAGCGCCCGGCCGGCTGAGGCCCTGACCTCGGCCGGGTCCTCCCTCGGGGGCGGGCGGTGTCGCTGCAGGCGCTCCACGTCGTCAATCTCATACACCTTGATCTCGAAAGGCTCCTTCAGGGAGCCggccaggggcgggggcaggtccACCCACTGCCCGGGGAGGCTGGGCTTGCGGCCCAGGGCAGCGGCGTCGGGCATGGGGGCGGGGATCAGCCGTCTCCGCTGCAGACCTGGAGCAGAGATCAGGGCGCTGGGTGGGCGCGGGGGGCTGAGGGCGGAGAGAGCACAGGAGCCCGTCCAggagcccccgcccccacagGCAGCCTCAACACCCCGTCGGTCACCCTGAGGCCCTGCTCGACGCCCCGGGGACAGAGTCCTGAGCCAGGCCCACCTGCATCTCCCAGGACGCCCCTCCGTGCCCCCCGCCCAGAGCCGGGAGCTGGCCCAGCCCCAGGTCCCCTCCACGCCAGCGGCGGGGGGCGCTCCCAGGCAGCTGGGCCCGAGCCCCAAAGCCAAGGCCTCGCCTGGCTCCCTGCGCCCCAGCGGGGTGACCCGCGCACGCCAGCCTCACCAGCCCGCTCCGGCGGGGCCAGCGGGGTCAGAGGGCGCGCAAACCGCCCCACACCCACCTGTGGCCCTCTTCTTGGGGGACCGCAGGCTGCGGGAGCGGGCGCCCGGGGAGGCGGCCCCGCTGTCGCTCATGGAGTCGGGGGCGGAGGAGGCGCTGCCGGTGGCCTCGCTGTCGCGGAGCACGCTCTCGTagccgctgctgccgccgctgTGGTAGAACAGGGCGGTGCGGCCCATGGCGGGCGGCAGCTCCCCGCTCAGCACGCTGCTGTTGTCGCTGCCGTGGCCGCTGCTGCAGCGCTGGGGCCGCCGCGGGGCCGTCACCTTGCTGTAGGGGGACGGCAGCGCCGGGCCGGCGGGCGGCCGCTCCTCGCCCACGTTCACGCCGCTGTCACTGCCGCTGTCCGAGTCCGCCGAGCCCCAGGACGGGCCGCCTCTGCCGGGGGCCCCGCTGGCCGCCAGCTCGTTGACGCGGCTGTGGGCGGCCCGGAGCGCCTGCTTCGTGCCCATGATGGTGCCGCGGCTGGCCTTGGCCCCCACGCCGGGCGCTGCACGCGGGGCCGCCCTGGGAGCCGCCGCGGGGCCGCCGGGCATCCTGCCCACCGCGGGGGTCAGCGGCTTCACCGGAGCGCCCGGGGCCCTCGACCCAGCAGCCGCGAGGCTGCGGCCCTTGCCCCCGCCGGCCGGGGCCTTCGGGACCCCCGCACCTTTGGCCGGGCTGCCCCGGCAGGCGGGAGCGGGCCCGGGCACGGGGCTGGCGGATGGTACCCCCAACCTGGGCACGGCCCGCGCAGGCCTCCCGGGGGCGTCCCTGGCCTTGCCGCTGCCGTGCGCCAGGCCGTCGCCGCGCTCCAGAGAGCCGTGGGGGCCGGGACGGAACGCGGCCTCTGCCTTGCCGGCCCGGGCCTTCAGGCTGGCCGTGGCCCTGGGGACCGAGTGCTCGGCCCGGCCGCCcagcctggcctcctcctcccctcggGGGAAGGCGGCAGCCGCGGCCCGGGTCAGGCCCCCGGCCGGGGGCGCGGCGGGAGCCGGGCTGCTCTTGTGTTCCAGGCTGGACTTGCGCacgggaggggccgggggggccgcTCCGCTGGGCCTGGGGAAGAGGCCTCCCTTGGGAGCCACGCTCTTCTTGCTGCCAGGGGCAGCCTTCGGGTTGGCCAGGCAGGCGGCCGCGTCGGCCAGGGCGTCCCTGCAGGATGCGGTGGGCGTGGTCACCCCCAGCGTGGTGGCCCCCCTCCGCAGCGGCGGGATCGGAGCCGCGGCCTCTGGCCTGTGGGCCGCCCTGCCTGCCAGCTCACAGCCGTCCGCCACCCTCCGGGCACAGGCCAGCaccggggccgggctgggggcccTGCCGGCAGGGACCAGCGGCAGCGGGCCTCGTTCATCGGCCCGCAGCAGCCAGGGGTCCTCGAACAGGCCTCCAGGGCCGGGCGGGCTCGGGGCCAGGCGGGAGCAGCCTGCACGACCGGCCGCAGAGGAAGTCCTCGGTTTCCGGGGAAGGCTGGAGTGGATAGTCTGCGCCGGGGCTGCCCGCCACGGGGACGCGGCCGGGGACTCCCTGCCAGGTCGGGCGGGGGctgccgcagccccctccccgggccgggGACTCCGGGCCAGGCCAGGGCTGTCCGGTCTACCGTGCTCCGGGAACCGACAGCTGCCCTCATCCGGGGAGCTGCCCAGGACCGGGGGGCCCAGGGGGTCAGGCCGTGCTGGTGAGTCGGGGCTGGCCCCGAAGGGAGGCTGAGGCGCGGGGCTGTGGCGGTCGTCCGTGTAGACGCTGACCTCGCTGAGCCAGGAGCTGATGGAGGAGCCGTGGCTGCTCCCGGTCCAGGCTGCTCCCTCTGAGGGCCCGCCAGGGGCCTGCGTGGTGTAGGCATCGAACTCGTCATTGATGCTACTGATGATGCTCACCGGCCTCGACCCCGAGGCCAGGGCCTGCAGGGAGCAGTTGCTGCCGAAGCTGGCCAGGCTGGCAGGGCGGCCGGAGCCGGCAAGCCCGCCCAGGGACAGCTCCTCGACCACTGTGAACACCAGCTCATCCTCACCGTTCAGCTCCACGGGCTGCTGCAGGGTCACCGTGGTGGTCAGCAGGCCGCGCTCCAGACGGCGGCCTTGTGCCGAGGGGCGGGGGCAGCCCGCCTGCCCACTCATGCCCACGGGGGGCGTCCGTACCACGCCGTCGGCGCTCCCTCCCCCGGGGTCCTCGGGCGCTCTGCTGGCTTCCAGCTGCCGAGGAGGCGGAGGGGCCGGGCTGGGCAGTGGCCTCCTGCCTCCGCCCCCTGCGGCCTTGTCCGGCACGAGCTGCTCGGGCCTCGTGCTGCCGCCCTCCTTCTGGTCAGCACCGGCCTTTGAGGGCTCCGGGGCACCCCGCTGGGTGTCTGGGGCAGGGCTGCCTCGGGGCGTGCTGGCCGCCAGCGGGGAGCCCACTGCCTTCCTGGGGGAGGCGGCGTCAGGCGGGGAGGGCTTCCTGCCCCCGCAGGCCGGGCTGGCCTGGGCTCCGCTGGGGACACCCAGGGCGCCCGGGGGGCCCTCGCTGCCGTCAATGCCCTCCAGCCGCTCCTGCAGCTCCGCGAAGGTGCTGCAGCGGAAGTGGTCGGCGTCCCTCGGGCCCTCGGAGGGCCGGCGGCGGCTCAGCGCGGGGATGATGGGCACGAAGTCAGGCGGGCCCTCGTTGTCAGTGAGCTCGCGGTCCGAGAGCGCTGCCCCGCCGGGCCCCACGTAGATGACCGTGTCGCAGGACTGCTCACTGCTGGAGGAGTAGTCGGGGTCTCCGGGCGAGCTGGGGGCCAGGCGGCCGGGGTCCGGGGCCAGAGAGCGGGGGTGGAAGGGTCGCAGGtgtggggggcggcgggcgcggcctTCCTCGCAGGAGCTGTCCCCACCTGAGGAGCTGGACGCGTACTGGGGGCGGAGCGGGCCCAGTGAGCGACCGCCTTACCCACCTCCTCATCCCCCACGTCCCGGCAACGCATGATGCACCCGGGGGAGGCACGATGCTGGCATCCACCGACCGCACCCCACCGAGGTGGCGGCAGCACCAAAGTGCTCGGGCAGCCAGCCCAGCGGACTCCGGAGATCCAAGGAAACAGCATTAAGCCGAATCACAGGGAAGCAAGAACACGCACCCAGAGCCACACCACACATAACTGCAAATCCAGGCCTCAGACCCAGGTCCGTCTGACCCCAGGGCGCCCCCCTAACCGCACTTTCCTGCCCCCGCTGACGGCTGGCACCAGGGGGCCAGAATCGGGAAGGGCCTGGGCCACGGGGACCCCAGGCCGACCCCTGACAGGCACACACAGGCCCGGAAACCACAGCCCCCACCCTAGGAGCAGTTCCAGTTCTGCTTGAGGTGCAGGTGATTTCGGGTGCAGCTCCCTGCCCTGTCCAGGCAGAGCCACAGGGGGCGGCCCCGCGACCCCAGGGCACACAGGGAGTCCAGCCAAGGATGGGCGCAGGCCCCCTCACCGTGCCAGGCAGGAGCCTCGGAGGACACGAGAccccaggggtccccaggagGAGGGGCGGGCAGGAGACAGGACCAACCTTGACCTTCTTCCTGCGCAGGCGGTGGATGCGGGCAGCCAGCTGCACGGTGCTGAGCGTTTCGGCGTGGCGAGCCGGCGCGTCCGAGACGTGGGCAATCATGGTGGTCCGGCAGCTGGGGGCGGCCAGGGACTCACGCAGCAGCATGGTGAGCCTGTGCTCCCTGGGGGCGAGGGTTGCTCAGAGGctgagggcctggggaggggatGTCAGGGTGGGAGGCTGGGCGTGGGGGGTGCTACAGGGCCGgcgggagggaaggaggcaggccGCCCCCCAGGACAGGGCCAGGGTCAGGTCGGGCACGCAGCCCTCGGGGCCAGGACCCCCCCCTCCTGCCACACACAAGCCCTCGGGCAGCGAGGCCCGGCGGGTGAGGGGGACATAACCGAGGGGCTCAGCGGTCTGGGCACCCTGGACAGGCCCGCCATGCCCCAGCTGGCTCCCAGGGGCCACCCCCACCAGTGCCCACCAAGGAGCCCACCACTCACCTGTGGGGCACGTGCTTGGCTCCACTGACCAGGGCCAAGATGACACTGCCCAAGGCCGACAGAGGCAGGCACGAGGGCCCCCCGggggcctccccgccccggctGGGTGCCCCCTCACAGCCGCCCAGGTCGATGAGATGCAGGCGGCTGCGGCCTCCGGACACTGAAAGCACAGGGCAGGAAGGTGGCGGTGCGGCCCCCAGGCACCCGGACCCTGCGGGGCACCGTGTGGGGGGGGCACGCGAGCGACACCTACTTCCGCCCCTGCCGCACTTCTCCACGCGGTACTGGTAGACGTGCAGCGTGAAGAGCAGGTGCGAGCTGCCGCCGGGGCGGGTGGCGCTGCGGGCCGCCAGCGCGGCGTCCAGGTACAGGGCCGCCTTCTCGGCCGTGGGCGCCCGGAGCTCGCTCTGGTTCTGCAGTGGGGACCGGCGGAGCGGGGAGCACCAGCTGTGGCCGGGCCTGCCTCCCGGAGGCCACCCTCGCCGCCCCCAGGACCCCggccctgcccccatccccgccccggTGGCCACGGTGCTGGTGGCGTACCTGCGCCCCACACGCAGGGTCCTCCCGCAGGTACATGCCCGGGGACTGGGCGTCCTGGGGGCTGCCGGAGGCCACCTCGGCCAGCAGGTCCCGTGGGCTGTCGTCGGGGCCACACACCTCCGCAGCCGACACACGGACGGAGAAGCGGGTGCCCGTCCTCTCCTTGCGCTCGTCAATGAGCCTGAAGAGCCAGGAAATGGCGCAGGGCACAACGCCCAGGCTCTGGGGCGAGCTGTCCTTCCCGATCATGGTATAGGACTTGCCTGGGGGCCACGTGGGCGTGTCAGGGCCCCACGCTCGGCGTGACACGCCCTCAGAGCCCAGCCACACCCGGCTgcctcctgggccctgcctggggcctccTGCAGGTCGagggcccctgcctcccaggactggccccctccccggccctgtGCCCACCTGCTGCCCACGTGGGATATGTCCGTACCCCCTTCCCGATGGCGAAATGAGCCCAGAGATGGCCGAGAGGGGATGGTGCAGGATGCTCACCGAGGCTCGTGTGGCCAAAGGACAAAATGCAGCCATCAGCCCCACTGACCACCGACTGGAGCACGTCAGCCACTGTCCCCGAGCAGACCTCCGCCTGGGAGAGGGCCACAAGGCACCGGGCAGGCGCCAGGGTCAAGGGGCCAACACCTGGCCTCCCCCCACACCCGTGTGCCCCCCGCTCACAAGGTGGCCACGCTGGCACACACGGGACCCAGGATCCACAGATCTCCACGCGCACAGACCGTGcagacacacacaacacacacggCACCGGCCCGCCAGCCACACGGCCCACGCCGCCACGTGGAGGCAACCAGGGACACGGAGCGCACCGCACCCCAGGTGCCCACAGACACCCAGCCAACAAGCCCCGCCACAAAGCTTCCCTGGAGCTCACCGAAAATCGGGCCCTTCCCCTGGAAACGGCCTGACCCCCCAGGGCCGGGGCCAAGGAGGAGCGTAAAGCACAAcaggctgggcctgggccccCCTGGCCTcgctcctgcctcctgctcctcaCTGGGCACCAGAAGCAAGCACAGGCCTGCACCCCCCTCGGGATGCCCGCACCCCCTCACCTGCTCCGAGTCCTGCGGGAAGACGGCGTCGAAGGCAAACATCTTAGGAGCCGCAGCAGAGGCTGGCCGTCGGGGGCCCGAGCTGCCCGGGGGCCCGGCGGCCGGGTCGTACAGGGTCACCTGCTTCTTGCGTGGGTCCACCTTCAGGAAGGACGTGGACTCGGCCGAGTGCTGGGCCCCCTGCGCCGGCCAGATCCGCAGCATGACCTTCACCTGGAGGAGGCGGGCGGAGCGGGCATCTGAGCAGCCGCCTGCCCGCCCAGCGGCCGCTAATTACAGGGCAGGAGAGCTCGCGCGAGTTGAGACAGCAGGCCAGGCCCTGGCACGGGGATCCCCTCCGCAGGAATGTGGGTGCTTCACCCCAGCTCGGGCTGGAGCGGATCCCGCAGGCACAAAGCAGGGCTCACGGCAGGGACGCTAGCCTGGTGTGGGCAGTCAGCAGGCGAGGAGGCGCAGGGGCCCGGACGGGGGAGCCTGCAGGGGGAGCAGGCTCTGGGCGCCCCCGCGCACACAGGGATGCAGTGTGGGGTGACACCCGGGTGCACCCCACCCGCCCTTGACTTGCGGCTCCTCCACACCCCGTCGCTGACCCCGAGGCAGAGCCAGAAGCTAAGTGAGCTCAACCCCAAGGCATGTGGCCTTTGGGACCAGAATCAACCCC
Coding sequences:
- the KIF26A gene encoding kinesin-like protein KIF26A isoform X2 → MGGRGSPLCTAPPAVAEGGPAREPLPVLEVSPRKRLPGGPEQDPCGSRPAPEGAGAGAEQGHSAGGGGWCRHCHTKLAELKRQAWKLVSGPGTPLRDPCLSALLLDKLPAPGTLPACRPEAERRCDVCATRLNQLTREALRLLQAPASREDPDAPRGGPGTVTGPRDAPVPAGPPGRQPGRVGPDKRKGAAWPAGRSVQVSVAPAGLGGALSTVTIQAQQCLEGMWSVSRVNSFLPPSCLAEAAVAAVAVADTVRDGPPTLSSDGVSKAWGHGGVCTTALVTPAPGTPAGGSTGPSAAASFFIRAAQKLSLASKRKKPHPPPAPATRSASPYPTDFSGVLQLWPPPAPPCLLRAASKVKDNPGSVGKVKVMLRIWPAQGAQHSAESTSFLKVDPRKKQVTLYDPAAGPPGSSGPRRPASAAAPKMFAFDAVFPQDSEQAEVCSGTVADVLQSVVSGADGCILSFGHTSLGKSYTMIGKDSSPQSLGVVPCAISWLFRLIDERKERTGTRFSVRVSAAEVCGPDDSPRDLLAEVASGSPQDAQSPGMYLREDPACGAQNQSELRAPTAEKAALYLDAALAARSATRPGGSSHLLFTLHVYQYRVEKCGRGGMSGGRSRLHLIDLGGCEGAPSRGGEAPGGPSCLPLSALGSVILALVSGAKHVPHREHRLTMLLRESLAAPSCRTTMIAHVSDAPARHAETLSTVQLAARIHRLRRKKVKYASSSSGGDSSCEEGRARRPPHLRPFHPRSLAPDPGRLAPSSPGDPDYSSSSEQSCDTVIYVGPGGAALSDRELTDNEGPPDFVPIIPALSRRRPSEGPRDADHFRCSTFAELQERLEGIDGSEGPPGALGVPSGAQASPACGGRKPSPPDAASPRKAVGSPLAASTPRGSPAPDTQRGAPEPSKAGADQKEGGSTRPEQLVPDKAAGGGGRRPLPSPAPPPPRQLEASRAPEDPGGGSADGVVRTPPVGMSGQAGCPRPSAQGRRLERGLLTTTVTLQQPVELNGEDELVFTVVEELSLGGLAGSGRPASLASFGSNCSLQALASGSRPVSIISSINDEFDAYTTQAPGGPSEGAAWTGSSHGSSISSWLSEVSVYTDDRHSPAPQPPFGASPDSPARPDPLGPPVLGSSPDEGSCRFPEHGRPDSPGLARSPRPGEGAAAAPARPGRESPAASPWRAAPAQTIHSSLPRKPRTSSAAGRAGCSRLAPSPPGPGGLFEDPWLLRADERGPLPLVPAGRAPSPAPVLACARRVADGCELAGRAAHRPEAAAPIPPLRRGATTLGVTTPTASCRDALADAAACLANPKAAPGSKKSVAPKGGLFPRPSGAAPPAPPVRKSSLEHKSSPAPAAPPAGGLTRAAAAAFPRGEEEARLGGRAEHSVPRATASLKARAGKAEAAFRPGPHGSLERGDGLAHGSGKARDAPGRPARAVPRLGVPSASPVPGPAPACRGSPAKGAGVPKAPAGGGKGRSLAAAGSRAPGAPVKPLTPAVGRMPGGPAAAPRAAPRAAPGVGAKASRGTIMGTKQALRAAHSRVNELAASGAPGRGGPSWGSADSDSGSDSGVNVGEERPPAGPALPSPYSKVTAPRRPQRCSSGHGSDNSSVLSGELPPAMGRTALFYHSGGSSGYESVLRDSEATGSASSAPDSMSDSGAASPGARSRSLRSPKKRATGLQRRRLIPAPMPDAAALGRKPSLPGQWVDLPPPLAGSLKEPFEIKVYEIDDVERLQRHRPPPREDPAEPSQDVEKVGTSPPSPEPVAAANAHRGQSGPQGLVCASAKLRLAERRQQRLREVQAKHEHLCGELAETQGRLMVEPGRWLEQFEVDPELEPESAEYLAALEHATAALEQCVNLCKAHVMMVTCFDISVTAPAATPGPQEVDV